A genomic segment from Neobacillus sp. YX16 encodes:
- a CDS encoding ABC transporter ATP-binding protein, which yields MTAAKEKIRFEQVTKTFTVRDSGQKGATRDFTAVKEIEFTVKEGEFITLVGPSGCGKSTLLDLLGGLTTPSSGRILIDGKRITGPGLDRGIVFQQYALFPWKTARGNIEFGLEAKGIPKHEWKEQANHFLSLVGLSNFGDRYPHELSGGMKQRVAIARSLAFNPDVLLMDEPFAALDAQTRESLQSELLRIWEKTKKTIIFITHGIDEAVYLGERVVVLTPGPGTVKEIVDIPLKSRLEDADIRSHPDFGKLRHQVWSSLHEAEYQGMNI from the coding sequence ATGACAGCAGCGAAAGAAAAAATCAGGTTTGAGCAGGTAACAAAAACCTTTACTGTTCGAGATTCGGGACAAAAGGGCGCCACAAGAGACTTTACAGCGGTAAAGGAGATAGAGTTTACCGTAAAAGAAGGAGAGTTTATCACATTAGTAGGACCAAGCGGTTGTGGAAAATCAACGTTACTTGACTTACTAGGCGGGCTGACAACACCATCAAGCGGGCGCATCTTAATAGATGGGAAAAGAATAACAGGTCCAGGGCTCGACCGTGGTATTGTCTTTCAGCAGTATGCTTTGTTTCCATGGAAGACGGCCCGCGGCAATATTGAATTTGGTCTAGAAGCAAAGGGTATACCGAAACATGAATGGAAGGAGCAAGCAAACCATTTCCTTTCTTTAGTGGGTCTGAGTAATTTTGGAGACCGTTATCCGCATGAACTCTCAGGAGGAATGAAACAACGTGTAGCGATTGCTAGAAGTCTAGCATTTAACCCAGATGTCTTGTTAATGGATGAGCCTTTTGCTGCACTGGATGCACAAACAAGGGAATCCCTCCAAAGTGAGCTTCTACGCATTTGGGAGAAAACAAAAAAAACGATAATCTTTATCACCCACGGGATCGATGAGGCCGTTTATTTGGGAGAGCGAGTAGTCGTGTTAACACCAGGTCCTGGTACGGTAAAGGAGATTGTAGATATCCCGCTAAAATCAAGATTAGAAGATGCTGATATCCGCTCCCATCCTGATTTTGGGAAATTACGTCATCAAGTTTGGAGTTCATTGCATGAAGCCGAATACCAAGGTATGAACATTTAA
- a CDS encoding FAD-binding oxidoreductase: protein MKPSLIKNNKQVIHKNPWFLGIVVCIFVVFVSLSIPIEKRKYGLSQRNLTTDYTGLLPERIERIVKVGNRTELQKIVKEANEKGQHISIAGLQHSQGGHTYYKDSVVLDMKTFNKVLEIDKQHKTIKVESGATWEDVQEAIQPYGLALKVTQSQSIFTIGGSLSVNAHGRDIRSGPMAGTVREMTILTPTGEIKTITQNDSEEWMKYVFGGYGLFGVILDVTLELTENDVYTIHTEEHKTHEYEAYFAKLLRNDDTSMHYARVSVAPNSFLNEMYVIDYIYTGKTDDQTPLKKERGARIGKLALDLCRQGGGVEDLFWENQKLLIKSLDGDEITRNNAMRGNSAFMEFTTPGRVEVLQEFFIPVEQFEEYMSDLKRFLPAIDKNDDFKIQNITVRYAAKDNYTSLNYAKEDMFGLVILIQHGLKEKEINNAKAIIQGWTDLTLKHGGGYYLPYYPYQTKDQFRIAYPKWEKFQEEKLKRDPNDVFQNIFYDHYF from the coding sequence TTGAAGCCATCACTAATAAAGAACAATAAACAGGTAATACATAAAAATCCATGGTTTCTTGGAATTGTAGTATGTATTTTTGTTGTCTTCGTGTCCTTAAGTATCCCTATCGAAAAAAGAAAATATGGACTCTCTCAGAGAAATTTGACAACAGATTATACAGGTCTGCTTCCTGAACGGATCGAAAGAATAGTAAAAGTAGGTAATCGGACCGAATTACAAAAAATTGTGAAGGAAGCGAATGAAAAGGGCCAGCATATTTCCATAGCTGGACTGCAGCATTCGCAAGGAGGACATACATATTACAAGGATAGTGTAGTATTGGATATGAAGACGTTCAATAAAGTCCTCGAAATAGATAAACAGCATAAAACGATAAAAGTAGAAAGTGGAGCTACGTGGGAAGATGTTCAGGAAGCGATTCAACCTTATGGGCTAGCTTTAAAAGTCACACAATCACAATCGATTTTCACCATAGGAGGATCACTTTCCGTTAATGCTCATGGGCGGGATATACGGTCTGGCCCAATGGCTGGAACAGTCAGGGAAATGACCATCTTGACTCCCACAGGAGAGATTAAAACAATAACTCAGAATGACTCTGAGGAATGGATGAAGTATGTATTTGGCGGCTATGGCTTATTCGGTGTCATTTTAGATGTCACTTTAGAATTAACGGAAAATGACGTTTACACAATCCATACAGAAGAACATAAAACACATGAGTATGAAGCCTATTTTGCAAAACTGTTAAGAAATGATGATACATCTATGCATTATGCAAGAGTAAGTGTTGCTCCGAATTCTTTTTTGAACGAAATGTATGTAATCGATTACATCTATACTGGAAAAACGGATGATCAAACGCCGCTTAAAAAAGAGCGCGGTGCCCGAATTGGTAAGCTGGCACTGGATCTTTGCCGGCAAGGCGGGGGGGTAGAAGATCTTTTCTGGGAAAATCAAAAGCTGCTGATTAAGTCACTCGACGGAGACGAAATTACTCGAAATAACGCCATGCGCGGGAATTCTGCTTTTATGGAATTTACAACACCTGGTCGGGTAGAAGTACTGCAAGAGTTCTTCATTCCAGTGGAGCAGTTTGAAGAATATATGAGTGATTTAAAAAGATTTCTCCCAGCTATTGATAAAAATGATGATTTTAAGATTCAAAACATTACTGTTCGTTATGCTGCAAAGGACAACTACACAAGTTTGAATTATGCCAAAGAAGATATGTTTGGACTCGTCATTTTAATCCAACATGGCTTAAAAGAAAAAGAGATTAATAATGCGAAAGCCATTATTCAGGGATGGACGGATTTGACACTCAAGCACGGAGGGGGATATTACCTCCCATATTATCCTTATCAAACAAAAGACCAATTTAGAATTGCTTATCCAAAGTGGGAGAAGTTTCAAGAAGAAAAATTAAAAAGAGATCCAAACGATGTTTTTCAAAATATCTTTTATGACCATTATTTTTAA
- a CDS encoding low temperature requirement protein A gives MQEKKVTWLELFYDLLFVASVSVATHVLLHVEDGYIHAEYLIKFGLIFIPIWWAWVGQTMFVNRFGQDLFHQRLFLILQMFFVLVMTSSLSVDFDTYYLSFLIGYIGLRAITAIQYLVVRRLETGFRKEAAQYLGRYFWIGIIISLCSLFFDSWVRYVLLYFGIFIDIMVPVFGRRYLVKVSTNTAHLLERFGLFTIILFGESLISTLAVIQPTQGDWNSIGFAVISFILIIAMWWQYFDNVEKKVDKSIQTAGQTIIYGHLFILMSLSMIAASIRLLLLHEVHYLFIQYFVYGSVLLYFFSTTFVFHQYRHQHHRLKIYHLGLFLGILAFFFIINLIFSVPNIIVIGEITLFFIVYAKLTTT, from the coding sequence GTGCAGGAAAAGAAAGTTACATGGTTAGAGCTTTTTTATGATTTATTATTTGTGGCGTCTGTTTCTGTTGCTACCCATGTTTTGCTTCATGTTGAAGACGGATATATACATGCAGAGTATTTAATAAAGTTTGGGTTGATTTTTATTCCAATCTGGTGGGCTTGGGTAGGGCAAACCATGTTTGTGAACCGGTTTGGACAAGATTTGTTTCATCAACGGCTATTTTTGATCCTACAAATGTTCTTTGTCCTAGTCATGACATCAAGCTTATCGGTTGATTTTGATACATATTATCTTTCTTTTTTAATTGGTTATATTGGATTGAGAGCCATAACGGCAATCCAATATCTTGTTGTCCGGCGCTTAGAAACGGGTTTTCGTAAAGAGGCAGCACAATATTTGGGAAGGTATTTTTGGATAGGAATCATTATTTCATTATGTTCACTGTTTTTTGATTCTTGGGTCCGATATGTTTTATTATATTTTGGTATTTTTATTGATATTATGGTCCCGGTGTTTGGCAGAAGGTATTTAGTAAAAGTGTCCACCAATACGGCACATTTACTGGAGCGATTTGGTCTATTCACTATTATTCTATTTGGTGAGTCTCTTATTAGCACCCTTGCGGTCATTCAACCTACACAAGGAGATTGGAATTCAATCGGATTTGCGGTTATTTCCTTTATCCTAATCATAGCGATGTGGTGGCAGTATTTTGATAATGTAGAAAAGAAAGTAGACAAGTCGATCCAAACTGCAGGCCAGACCATTATATACGGTCATTTGTTTATTTTAATGTCGTTGAGCATGATCGCAGCATCCATTAGACTATTGTTATTACATGAGGTCCACTATTTATTTATCCAATATTTCGTTTATGGCTCTGTATTACTCTATTTCTTCTCCACTACTTTTGTTTTCCATCAATATAGACATCAGCACCACAGATTGAAAATATATCATTTAGGATTATTTTTAGGGATCTTAGCATTCTTTTTTATTATTAATCTGATTTTTTCAGTACCAAATATTATAGTCATAGGGGAAATAACCTTGTTTTTTATCGTCTATGCTAAATTAACTACAACTTAA
- a CDS encoding metallophosphoesterase family protein, whose translation MSNYDLQKGLDRRRFIKIGGLSTLALTLGSAGIPADMFTGKAHAAANEDFKLQFKPDGRFKIVQFNDTQDDENIDRRTIELMEKVLDTEKPDFVVLNGDNITGGCDTPLEMKQAINNVAQPMEQRGIKWAITYGNHDEDSTPKSGLDEEDMLEIYMSYKYNLNKPSVKDITGTGNMNLLIKNSKGTDAAFNLWLLDSGRYAPNSIAGQDFNGYPTWDWLRFNQVSWYNDTSKKLEKQWGHKVSSLVFIHIPLWEHRYMWFASVDGRTNENHANALTKHNIVGERNEEECPGPVNSGMFSAMLERGDVKGVFCGHDHVNTYMGNYYGILLGYAGNTGFGTYGLPGAERNRLRGARVFNLDENTADVLVETHMVFAKDYGIDLTANDQSISPGPIDESKKKEKVVK comes from the coding sequence ATGAGTAATTATGATTTGCAAAAGGGATTGGATAGACGCCGCTTTATCAAAATCGGTGGATTGAGTACACTTGCCTTAACACTTGGATCAGCGGGCATTCCAGCTGATATGTTCACAGGTAAAGCTCATGCCGCAGCAAATGAGGATTTCAAGCTTCAATTCAAACCGGACGGAAGATTCAAGATTGTCCAGTTTAACGATACACAAGATGATGAAAACATTGACCGTCGTACAATCGAACTGATGGAAAAAGTCCTAGATACTGAAAAACCGGATTTTGTTGTCCTTAACGGCGACAATATCACGGGTGGCTGTGATACTCCTCTTGAGATGAAACAAGCGATTAATAATGTGGCACAGCCGATGGAGCAGAGAGGGATAAAGTGGGCGATTACATACGGAAACCATGATGAGGACTCCACGCCAAAAAGTGGCCTTGATGAAGAGGACATGCTTGAGATTTACATGTCTTACAAATACAATTTGAACAAGCCCAGTGTAAAAGATATTACTGGAACAGGAAATATGAATTTACTTATCAAAAATTCCAAAGGTACGGATGCAGCTTTCAATCTTTGGCTACTTGACAGTGGAAGGTATGCTCCTAACTCTATTGCTGGTCAAGACTTTAACGGATATCCAACCTGGGACTGGCTCCGTTTCAACCAAGTAAGCTGGTATAATGATACATCCAAAAAATTAGAGAAACAATGGGGACATAAGGTTTCTTCACTCGTGTTTATTCATATTCCTCTATGGGAACATCGATATATGTGGTTTGCCAGTGTAGATGGCAGAACGAACGAAAACCACGCTAATGCTTTGACTAAGCATAATATTGTTGGAGAAAGAAACGAAGAAGAATGCCCAGGCCCGGTCAACAGCGGTATGTTTTCTGCCATGCTCGAGAGAGGAGATGTGAAAGGTGTTTTCTGCGGTCATGATCACGTAAACACCTACATGGGTAACTACTATGGCATTCTGCTTGGTTATGCCGGAAATACTGGTTTTGGTACATATGGTCTCCCAGGTGCTGAACGGAATCGATTACGCGGTGCAAGGGTATTCAATTTGGATGAAAATACTGCTGATGTGCTTGTAGAAACCCATATGGTGTTTGCAAAGGACTATGGCATCGATTTGACAGCCAATGACCAAAGCATTTCTCCAGGTCCAATCGATGAAAGCAAAAAGAAAGAAAAAGTAGTTAAATAG
- a CDS encoding amidase family protein — MDDAYQTKRLREEGAIILGKANLHEFAFGFETISSLGGQTYNPYDVSRYPGGSSGGTAAAVTSNFVTVCLGTDTGGSIRIPSSFNNLVGIRPTMGLASRDGIIPLALTQDVGGPIARTVEDAAIVLDAIAGYDPDDPVTAASIGNVPKTYAHYLKKNGLKNARIGVVRELFGSDPQVNKVMNQAIADMEALGAEVYEVTIPNLSQVLAFSSLSSYEFKFQLNDYLASLGPNAPYKTLTDIIDSGLYHPSLRSGLISRNNRESLDNDPEYQRIITERPKLAKDSLMATFSEYELDALVYPTSNALPAVVGSGQGAGNANRLSPFSGFPAISVPAGFSENGLPVGMEMLGKEFDESTLIKLAYSYQEGTQHRKAPELE, encoded by the coding sequence TTGGATGATGCATATCAAACGAAGAGATTGAGAGAAGAAGGGGCGATTATTTTAGGTAAAGCGAACCTTCATGAATTTGCTTTTGGATTTGAAACGATTAGTTCCCTAGGTGGACAAACCTATAATCCATATGATGTTTCACGATATCCAGGTGGTTCGAGTGGCGGTACTGCAGCTGCGGTTACATCCAACTTTGTTACTGTTTGCTTAGGAACAGACACCGGTGGTTCCATTCGTATTCCTTCCTCTTTTAATAATTTAGTTGGAATTCGACCTACTATGGGACTCGCTAGCCGGGATGGTATTATACCACTTGCCCTCACACAAGATGTTGGCGGGCCGATTGCACGTACGGTTGAAGATGCAGCAATCGTACTTGATGCGATTGCTGGCTATGATCCAGACGATCCCGTTACCGCAGCAAGCATTGGAAATGTACCAAAAACGTATGCACACTATCTGAAGAAAAATGGTTTAAAAAATGCTAGAATTGGGGTTGTACGAGAGCTGTTTGGAAGTGATCCACAAGTCAATAAAGTCATGAACCAAGCAATAGCTGACATGGAAGCACTCGGAGCTGAAGTGTACGAAGTTACAATTCCTAACCTTAGTCAGGTTTTAGCTTTTTCAAGTTTAAGTAGTTACGAATTTAAGTTTCAATTAAATGATTATTTAGCTTCTCTCGGACCAAATGCTCCCTATAAGACACTTACTGACATTATTGACAGTGGATTATATCATCCAAGTCTAAGAAGTGGATTAATTTCTAGAAACAATAGAGAATCACTTGACAATGATCCAGAATACCAACGGATCATTACAGAACGTCCAAAATTAGCAAAGGATAGTTTAATGGCGACCTTTTCAGAATATGAATTAGATGCGCTCGTGTATCCAACTTCTAATGCTTTACCTGCGGTAGTAGGTAGCGGTCAAGGTGCTGGAAATGCGAATCGCTTAAGTCCGTTTTCTGGCTTCCCGGCAATCTCGGTGCCAGCAGGGTTCAGTGAGAATGGTCTGCCAGTGGGAATGGAAATGCTGGGTAAAGAGTTCGATGAATCTACGTTAATCAAACTTGCCTATTCTTACCAAGAGGGAACTCAACATCGGAAAGCACCTGAACTAGAATAA
- a CDS encoding amidase family protein, whose protein sequence is MRKGYKKSVTFITSLVVAGSLFSASVEAAPITAAKTANPIASSVLSVKIEDATIFELQHEMQKGRLTSEQLVQFYLDRINEYDDTIHSIITIDEDVLEEARELDRERKAGKVRGALHGIPIILKDNYDTYDMPTTAGPYLLKGPFLWMMHIKRRD, encoded by the coding sequence ATGAGGAAAGGGTATAAGAAGTCAGTAACTTTTATAACTAGTTTAGTAGTAGCAGGTAGTTTATTTAGTGCATCAGTAGAGGCAGCCCCTATAACAGCTGCCAAAACAGCTAATCCTATTGCAAGTAGTGTATTATCCGTCAAGATTGAAGATGCAACAATTTTTGAACTGCAGCATGAGATGCAAAAGGGGAGGTTAACTTCTGAACAATTGGTCCAATTTTACCTTGATCGAATTAACGAATACGATGATACTATTCATTCGATTATTACGATTGACGAAGATGTACTGGAAGAGGCAAGGGAGCTTGATAGAGAACGAAAGGCTGGAAAGGTCCGTGGCGCCTTGCATGGGATTCCCATTATATTAAAAGATAACTATGATACATACGACATGCCGACTACAGCAGGTCCCTATCTCTTAAAGGGTCCATTCCTTTGGATGATGCATATCAAACGAAGAGATTGA
- a CDS encoding ElyC/SanA/YdcF family protein, with amino-acid sequence MNQLRKSLCSVLVFILCAIPFSSVLAQTTGTLHENPSVTALKNDEPTSKRINQLEEIAMYYYWHGGDVKKAEEEIFQGITLKGKYDVVENAFLQATLIDPHSLDLKFSLASTQIIQKKIPEALQTYKQILNLDPRNFEGNLLYGVYSKVNGDEKAYDASFSKLKNIDSKRANEYASKISKTEKILREKFNTEPPANLPSKDHAIVILGYALSEEGTMQPTLVERLKVGLAAAKKYPNSKIIVTGGVPKKGITEADAMSKWLVDNGIAKERIIMEKMSTDTVENGLFTTAILEKENIKDVTLVTSASHMRRALTVFEEASDFYDKMTGKKSKRNFTNIVYLDYPSLEEAHKVTKDELLVIYRDLIRTSGIWQYPGLQR; translated from the coding sequence ATGAATCAATTGAGAAAGAGTTTATGTTCTGTACTTGTTTTTATTTTGTGTGCAATTCCTTTTTCATCTGTGTTAGCACAAACGACTGGTACCCTACACGAGAATCCTAGTGTTACGGCACTAAAAAATGATGAACCTACTTCTAAGAGGATTAATCAATTAGAAGAAATCGCTATGTATTATTACTGGCATGGCGGAGATGTCAAGAAAGCAGAAGAAGAAATATTCCAAGGAATCACTCTTAAAGGGAAATACGACGTTGTAGAAAATGCATTTTTGCAAGCAACTCTGATAGATCCTCATAGCCTTGATTTGAAATTTTCGCTTGCATCTACACAAATCATTCAGAAAAAAATTCCTGAGGCTTTACAAACTTATAAGCAAATTTTAAATTTAGATCCGAGGAATTTTGAAGGAAATCTTTTATACGGGGTTTACTCAAAAGTAAATGGGGACGAAAAGGCATATGATGCTTCTTTTTCAAAATTAAAAAATATCGATTCTAAAAGAGCTAATGAGTATGCTTCAAAAATAAGCAAGACAGAAAAAATCTTAAGAGAGAAATTCAACACAGAACCACCAGCAAACCTTCCATCCAAAGATCATGCCATTGTGATTCTTGGATACGCACTTTCAGAAGAAGGAACCATGCAGCCTACACTTGTAGAAAGACTAAAAGTAGGACTTGCTGCTGCAAAAAAATATCCAAATTCCAAAATCATCGTAACAGGTGGTGTCCCTAAAAAGGGCATAACGGAAGCAGATGCCATGAGCAAATGGTTGGTCGATAACGGAATTGCAAAAGAACGAATTATTATGGAAAAAATGTCAACAGACACGGTAGAAAATGGTCTATTCACAACAGCCATTCTTGAAAAAGAAAACATTAAAGATGTCACTCTTGTTACAAGTGCCAGCCATATGAGAAGAGCATTAACCGTATTTGAGGAAGCCAGTGATTTCTATGATAAAATGACCGGCAAAAAAAGCAAAAGAAACTTTACTAACATTGTCTATTTGGATTACCCATCATTGGAGGAAGCACATAAAGTGACCAAGGATGAGCTGCTCGTCATATACCGTGACCTTATCAGGACTTCAGGAATCTGGCAATACCCAGGGCTTCAAAGATAA
- a CDS encoding putative phage abortive infection protein — protein sequence MKSIVKVSGTVVIMEKFLVITFILVILYYFLHKRFLANAEGMILSGIFFRVSLLFMVLTLINPFFILYVVNHSNILELGAVGDWLGGSTAPFIGLASFLMILATYFTQKDELKQTKLSYETQTNLLVKQNQMIDIQRFEQTFFNLVSLHHEIVNSISFDINGDSKVDGRNVLHKIYLKLSKSLEYNETQNSINHRYKSINKGYEAWYIEHEMFIGHYIQNIFHLLNFIDRQNISFENKYQYAKIVRAQLTNTELLILFYNTISRIEKRKFVEMMRKYKLFKYLNTDHLLYNKDKEIFQMNFHIEEISQA from the coding sequence ATGAAAAGTATTGTAAAGGTGAGTGGGACTGTGGTAATTATGGAAAAGTTTCTAGTAATCACCTTCATATTGGTCATTCTTTATTACTTTTTACATAAACGCTTTTTAGCAAATGCAGAAGGGATGATTTTAAGTGGTATTTTCTTCAGAGTTTCACTGTTGTTCATGGTCCTAACTCTAATTAATCCATTTTTCATACTATATGTCGTAAATCATAGTAATATCCTAGAATTAGGGGCTGTAGGTGATTGGTTAGGCGGGTCAACAGCACCCTTTATAGGTCTCGCGTCGTTTCTCATGATTTTAGCCACTTACTTTACACAGAAAGATGAATTAAAACAAACGAAGCTATCCTATGAAACTCAAACCAATCTATTAGTGAAACAAAATCAAATGATTGACATTCAACGATTTGAACAAACTTTTTTTAATCTTGTTTCTTTGCATCACGAAATTGTTAATTCCATTTCATTTGATATAAATGGTGACTCTAAAGTAGACGGAAGAAATGTATTACATAAAATTTACCTTAAACTATCAAAGAGTTTGGAATACAATGAAACGCAAAATTCTATTAATCACAGATATAAATCGATAAATAAAGGTTATGAAGCGTGGTATATTGAGCATGAGATGTTTATAGGTCATTATATTCAAAATATTTTCCACCTTCTAAACTTCATAGATAGACAAAATATAAGTTTTGAAAATAAATATCAATATGCCAAAATAGTCAGAGCACAATTAACAAATACAGAGCTATTGATCCTTTTTTATAATACGATTTCTCGTATTGAAAAACGGAAATTTGTTGAAATGATGAGGAAATATAAACTTTTTAAATATTTAAATACAGACCACCTGCTATATAACAAAGATAAAGAAATTTTTCAGATGAACTTTCATATAGAGGAGATATCACAAGCTTGA
- a CDS encoding WG repeat-containing protein yields MESELIVNDLFPFSIKTLNGVKWGFINNRGQFVISTQYEDLSEFQPNGLAVVWLKDHSGIIDQSGRFVVPPIYSSIYPFSDGLAIVDEEDKGYRIIDETGKIITDKTYPFTYFGAFHEHRLVFQDFVNRKEFLYGYLDSNGEIVIPAQYNYAHDFHEGKAIVGLKDGTSALIGLNGERLRTYPFERMGPLSEGLISFRKTDQDKSGYVNEEGMVVIPPVYSSAMLFENGRAIVNTSENYKNQYGLIDQTGAFIIPPEYDDINLLGENRASVAKAIDPDYPHAGSVFAIAETTTGKLLTDFIYDRVSEYKGEYSSVTKDEKTFFINRKGTRAQNLPIFDGTGTVRLKGDLIQAFVDERFSYYDRKGDLVWTQNMILPLTGPIHIREEKYKPNKYYLVYYPQIQGMENKLAQSKVNQHLRNKLGVKDLQKNGQSYYSYSGNYSVQFYQKQLLVLELTGEEYPFGAAHGMPSKINVHINFITGQIYRLKDLFTTGSNYKQVLSEIIGKRIQQHQDFYINHDQYKGIKENHPFFLTNDYLVIYFKPYELASYAVGFPEFWIPYHDIQNLINEKGGLWQSFH; encoded by the coding sequence ATGGAAAGCGAATTAATCGTGAATGATTTATTTCCATTTTCAATTAAAACATTAAATGGGGTTAAATGGGGATTTATAAATAATCGAGGTCAGTTTGTTATCTCAACTCAATATGAGGATCTAAGTGAATTCCAACCGAACGGTTTGGCTGTTGTTTGGTTAAAAGATCATTCTGGAATCATTGACCAAAGCGGCCGTTTTGTGGTTCCACCAATCTATAGTTCCATCTATCCATTTTCTGATGGCCTTGCGATTGTAGATGAGGAAGATAAGGGTTATAGGATCATAGATGAAACTGGAAAAATAATAACAGATAAAACCTATCCGTTTACGTATTTTGGTGCCTTTCATGAACATCGTCTCGTTTTTCAGGATTTCGTGAATAGAAAAGAGTTCCTCTATGGCTATTTAGATTCCAATGGAGAGATTGTAATCCCTGCACAATATAATTATGCACACGATTTTCACGAAGGTAAGGCAATTGTTGGATTAAAGGACGGTACATCTGCACTTATTGGCTTGAATGGAGAACGTCTGAGGACCTATCCTTTTGAACGAATGGGTCCTTTAAGTGAGGGCTTGATTTCCTTTCGTAAAACGGATCAAGACAAATCAGGATATGTTAATGAGGAAGGTATGGTGGTCATTCCGCCTGTCTATTCGAGTGCTATGCTATTTGAAAATGGAAGAGCTATTGTCAATACTTCGGAAAACTATAAAAATCAATATGGGCTTATCGACCAGACAGGTGCTTTTATCATTCCGCCAGAATATGATGATATCAATCTACTAGGGGAAAATCGGGCGTCAGTGGCCAAAGCCATCGATCCGGATTATCCACATGCAGGCTCTGTCTTTGCTATTGCTGAAACTACCACCGGAAAATTGCTTACCGATTTTATTTATGACCGTGTTAGTGAGTACAAAGGAGAATATAGCTCTGTTACAAAAGATGAAAAAACTTTTTTTATAAACAGAAAAGGTACCCGAGCTCAAAATCTCCCTATTTTCGACGGGACTGGTACAGTCAGGCTGAAAGGAGATTTGATTCAAGCTTTTGTGGATGAAAGATTTTCTTACTATGATCGGAAAGGGGATCTTGTATGGACTCAGAACATGATTCTTCCTTTAACCGGACCCATTCACATTCGCGAAGAAAAATATAAACCTAATAAATATTATCTGGTTTACTATCCACAAATCCAAGGAATGGAAAACAAACTTGCTCAGTCAAAAGTAAACCAACATTTAAGAAATAAATTAGGGGTGAAAGACTTACAAAAAAATGGTCAGTCATATTATAGCTATTCTGGTAACTATTCTGTTCAATTTTATCAGAAACAGTTACTGGTACTGGAATTAACAGGGGAAGAATATCCATTTGGAGCTGCCCATGGGATGCCAAGTAAAATCAATGTTCATATAAATTTTATAACAGGTCAAATTTATCGATTAAAAGATTTATTTACAACCGGGAGTAATTATAAACAAGTCTTAAGTGAAATCATTGGGAAGCGAATTCAACAACATCAGGATTTCTATATAAACCATGATCAGTATAAAGGTATAAAAGAAAACCATCCATTTTTCTTAACAAACGATTATTTAGTGATCTATTTTAAGCCATATGAACTTGCTTCATACGCTGTTGGTTTCCCGGAATTTTGGATTCCTTACCATGACATTCAGAATTTAATCAATGAAAAAGGTGGACTATGGCAATCTTTTCATTGA
- a CDS encoding EamA family transporter, whose amino-acid sequence MAFFLLVELGELSDINWSVALVPLLYMGVICSFVGQTLQVLAQKHTSATSAGLIMKLESVFGSIFSITFGFEPVTGKLVVGGTLIMLSIILMELDFKLLLGKSKLKEL is encoded by the coding sequence ATCGCATTTTTCCTCTTAGTTGAGCTAGGGGAGCTATCGGACATTAATTGGTCTGTTGCTCTTGTCCCATTATTATACATGGGAGTAATTTGTTCGTTTGTTGGTCAAACGTTACAGGTTTTAGCTCAAAAACATACATCAGCAACATCAGCTGGACTCATTATGAAGCTTGAATCCGTATTTGGAAGCATTTTTTCAATTACGTTTGGTTTTGAACCTGTAACAGGTAAGTTAGTAGTTGGTGGAACGCTGATTATGCTTTCGATTATTCTTATGGAACTCGACTTTAAGCTGTTGTTAGGCAAATCCAAGTTAAAAGAATTATAA